Proteins encoded in a region of the Verrucomicrobiia bacterium genome:
- the dapF gene encoding diaminopimelate epimerase produces the protein MILDFVKMNGAGNDFVLYDNRLRSVNLTPAQVVRICDRHRGVGADGVIGLVPCDSGKAGWAWEFWNSDGSPAEMCGNGARCFARYVQRLVGGAEMITFETTAGIISAQFRGELVSVNLTVPKDERLNMKVPLTSAGETVIHSINTGVPHAVIFVPDADKAMLASVGPEVRRHAVFGPRGTNVNFVQVLGPGSIRVRTFERGVEGETLACGTGVAASALIASKVHQFTSPVKVRVQGGDELEVSFSTSNGVINDVRLRGPADFCFYGRIEI, from the coding sequence ATGATTCTGGATTTCGTCAAAATGAACGGCGCGGGGAATGACTTCGTGCTCTATGACAACCGTTTGCGCTCCGTCAACCTCACGCCCGCGCAAGTCGTCCGGATTTGCGACCGTCATCGCGGCGTCGGCGCGGACGGTGTGATCGGGCTGGTCCCGTGCGATTCCGGCAAGGCGGGCTGGGCTTGGGAATTCTGGAACAGCGACGGCAGCCCGGCCGAAATGTGCGGCAATGGGGCGCGCTGTTTCGCGCGCTACGTGCAGCGTCTCGTCGGTGGCGCGGAGATGATCACCTTCGAAACCACGGCCGGCATTATTTCCGCCCAGTTTCGGGGTGAACTCGTCAGCGTCAACCTGACCGTGCCCAAGGATGAGCGCCTCAACATGAAAGTGCCCCTGACCAGTGCAGGCGAAACGGTCATTCATTCGATCAATACCGGCGTGCCGCACGCCGTCATCTTCGTTCCGGACGCAGACAAGGCCATGCTGGCCAGTGTTGGCCCCGAAGTCCGGCGGCATGCCGTGTTCGGCCCGCGCGGCACCAACGTCAACTTCGTCCAGGTGCTCGGGCCGGGCAGCATTCGCGTCCGCACCTTTGAGCGCGGGGTCGAGGGCGAGACGCTTGCGTGCGGCACCGGCGTGGCCGCCTCCGCGTTGATTGCGTCCAAAGTCCACCAGTTCACCTCACCCGTGAAAGTGCGCGTGCAGGGTGGCGATGAACTGGAAGTGAGCTTCAGCACCAGCAACGGCGTCATCAACGACGTCCGGTTGCGCGGGCCGGCGGATTTCTGTTTCTACGGCCGCATTGAAATCTGA
- the dapA gene encoding 4-hydroxy-tetrahydrodipicolinate synthase: MFTGTYTAIVTPFKHGKVDESALEQLVKRQVKAGVEGLVPVGTTGESPTLDYDEHIRVVEIVVNVAAGRVKVMAGTGGNSTTEAIHLTQRAEAGGADGSLQVAPYYNKPSQEGLFQHFRAVARSTKLPIMLYSIPGRCGIEIGVDTVKRLAEACPNIVGIKEAGGSCDRVSQLRAACGPRFEILSGDDSLTLPFMSVGAQGVISVASNVIPREVATMVRAFAKGDVGAAQKLHAKYYPIFKDLFIETNPVPVKAALALQGLIAEEYRLPLVPMTAANRIKLVKTLKACGALKS, from the coding sequence ATGTTTACCGGCACCTACACTGCGATTGTGACGCCGTTCAAGCACGGCAAGGTTGACGAATCCGCGCTGGAACAGCTTGTGAAGCGCCAGGTCAAGGCGGGCGTCGAGGGGCTCGTCCCGGTGGGCACCACCGGCGAGTCGCCCACGCTCGATTACGACGAGCACATCCGCGTGGTGGAAATCGTCGTCAACGTCGCGGCTGGCCGGGTCAAGGTCATGGCCGGCACGGGCGGCAATTCGACCACGGAGGCGATTCACCTGACCCAGCGGGCGGAAGCCGGCGGCGCGGATGGCTCGTTGCAGGTGGCCCCTTACTACAACAAGCCCAGCCAGGAAGGGCTGTTCCAGCACTTCCGCGCCGTGGCCCGCAGCACCAAACTGCCCATCATGCTTTACAGCATCCCCGGGCGCTGCGGCATTGAGATTGGCGTGGACACGGTCAAGCGTCTGGCCGAAGCCTGCCCGAACATTGTCGGCATCAAGGAGGCGGGCGGTTCGTGCGATCGCGTCAGCCAGTTGCGCGCCGCCTGCGGGCCCAGGTTTGAAATCCTCAGCGGTGACGATTCGCTCACGCTCCCCTTCATGAGTGTCGGCGCACAAGGCGTCATCAGCGTGGCCTCCAACGTGATCCCGCGTGAAGTGGCGACGATGGTGCGTGCCTTTGCCAAAGGCGACGTGGGGGCCGCCCAAAAACTGCACGCAAAGTATTACCCGATTTTCAAGGATCTGTTTATCGAAACCAACCCGGTGCCGGTCAAGGCGGCGCTCGCGTTGCAGGGACTCATCGCCGAGGAATATCGTTTGCCGCTCGTGCCGATGACGGCGGCGAACCGCATCAAGCTGGTCAAAACCCTCAAGGCGTGCGGGGCTCTCAAGTCATGA
- the dapB gene encoding 4-hydroxy-tetrahydrodipicolinate reductase yields the protein MSATKVIIVGAKGRMGQALLSCVARNPAIEVIGAVDQGDDLAALVGRCDAVIEFSFHTATLPVAQLCAAHGKALVVGTTGHTTAEKGAITALQSRIPMVMASNYSTGVNTLFWLTRKAAEILGPSFDLEVVEMHHRMKKDAPSGTATSLLEILADVRKLQLDQALRHGRQGITGERTSNEIGIHALRGGDVVGDHTVIFAANGERVELTHKASSRDTFANGALRAATWVVTQRPGLYNMQDVLGLK from the coding sequence ATGAGCGCCACCAAGGTCATCATCGTTGGCGCCAAAGGCCGCATGGGGCAGGCCTTGCTGAGCTGTGTCGCCCGCAATCCCGCCATTGAAGTGATTGGTGCGGTGGACCAGGGCGACGACCTGGCCGCGCTCGTGGGGCGGTGTGATGCGGTGATTGAGTTTAGCTTCCACACGGCCACGTTGCCGGTGGCCCAATTGTGCGCCGCCCATGGCAAGGCGCTCGTCGTCGGCACGACCGGTCATACCACTGCGGAGAAGGGGGCCATCACGGCGTTGCAGTCGCGCATTCCGATGGTGATGGCCTCGAACTATTCCACCGGCGTGAACACCCTGTTCTGGTTGACGCGCAAGGCGGCCGAGATTTTGGGCCCGAGTTTCGACCTGGAAGTGGTCGAAATGCATCATCGCATGAAGAAGGATGCCCCGAGCGGCACGGCGACTTCGCTGCTCGAAATCCTCGCCGACGTCCGCAAGCTCCAGCTCGACCAGGCCCTGCGGCATGGCCGCCAGGGCATCACGGGCGAACGCACCAGCAACGAAATCGGCATCCACGCGTTGCGCGGCGGGGACGTCGTGGGGGATCACACCGTCATCTTTGCCGCCAACGGTGAGCGGGTGGAGCTCACGCACAAGGCGTCCAGCCGCGACACCTTCGCCAACGGCGCACTGCGGGCCGCCACCTGGGTCGTCACCCAGCGCCCCGGCCTTTACAACATGCAGGACGTGCTGGGGCTCAAATAG